In the Helianthus annuus cultivar XRQ/B chromosome 11, HanXRQr2.0-SUNRISE, whole genome shotgun sequence genome, one interval contains:
- the LOC110888130 gene encoding uncharacterized protein LOC110888130: MWYEERNKNTNSSDGTTFSSCCQDGKVLLARLLDPPEPLRSLLDYNDPETLRFREHIRVYNSMFCFTSFGGKIDHAINSGRSLYTFRISGQNYHRIGSMLPVEGEQPRYAQLYFYDTQNEVKNHITALFGQTHCHDTCDEAIVASLIRMLDTHSPLATAFRMARDWCTQNESNNCQLRLLGQIINNPQYNRPNVSEVAVLMTNDFGDNTEPRDVIVSTTHGALQHISELHQLYMPLQYPLLFPYGETGFHERIHYHDNTGRQATKRQCVTMQEHYCYRIHYRNNEGTTLLRGGRLFQQYLVDSYAAIEEQRLCWMRNNQNELRVELYHNVCDAVTRGDTNAEAIGQRIVLPATFTGSPRYMIQNYQDTMALCCTFGNPDLFVTFTANPKWPEIEDMVSLIPGQKSHDCADVVSRVFKLKLTSLIEDIMKKQIFGSCQAAVYTIEFQKRGLPHAHLLLWLEHSAASRTPACIDDLISAEIPSEIDDHPAIRL, encoded by the exons ATGTGGTATGAAGAGAGGAATAAAAATACAAATTCGTCTGATGGGACGACTTTCTCTTCATGCTGCCAGGATGGCAAGGTTTTGCTTGCTCGCCTTCTTGATCCGCCTGAACCATTAAGATCATTACTTGATTATAACGACCCGGAGACACTTAGATTCAGAGAACATATTAGAGTTTACAATAGCATGTTCTGTTTCACATCATTTGGGGGAAAGATTGATCATGCTATAAACAGTGGTCGAAGCCTATACACCTTCCGAATAAGTGGGCAGAACTACCATCGAATAGGCTCCATGTTGCCAGTTGAAGGTGAGCAACCCAGATATGCTCAGCTGTATTTCTACGACACGCAAAACGAAGTTAAAAACCATATAACTGCTTTGTTTGGCCAGACCCATTGTCACGACACATGTGATGAAGCAATTGTTGCATCCCTCATCAGAATGTTAGACACCCACAGTCCTTTGGCTACCGCCTTCCGCATGGCACGCGACTGGTGCACTCAAAATGAAAGCAACAATTGTCAACTACGCTTACTTGGCCAAATAATAAACAATCCACAATACAACCGCCCTAATGTGTCTGAAGTTGCTGTTCTTATGACAAACGACTTTGGGGACAACACCGAACCACGTGATGTTATCGTTAGCACAACGCACGGCGCGCTTCAACACATATCAGAATTACATCAGCTTTACATGCCTTTGCAGtatccgttgttgtttccgtACGGAGAGACCGGGTTCCACGAACGAATACACTACCATGACAACACCGGACGTCAGGCGACTAAACGACAATGTGTCACAATGCAGGAACACTACTGCTACAGAATCCATTATCGCAATAACGAAGGCACCACCCTGTTAAGAGGCGGTCGTTTATTCCAACAGTATTTAGTTGACTCATACGCAGCTATCGAAGAACAAAGGTTGTGCTGGATGAGGAATAACCAAAATGAGCTGCGCGTTGAGCTCTATCATAATGTTTGTGACGCTGTGACGCGTGGGGATACAAATGCTGAGGCTATCGGGCAACGTATAGTTTTACCGGCAACCTTTACGGGCAGTCCAAGATATATGATCCAAAATTACCAAGACACCATGGCTCTGTGCTGTACTTTTGGGAACCCCGACCTGTTTGTAACGTTTACAGCTAACCCAAAATGGCCTGAAATCGAAGACATGGTGTCTCTCATACCAGGACAAAAGTCTCATGACTGTGCAGATGTTGTATCACGTGTTTTTAAGCTAAAGCTGACCTCCTTGATTGAAGATATTATGAAGAAACAAATCTTTGGCAGCTGCCAAGCAG CTGTTTATACAATTGAGTTTCAAAAACGAGGCCTACCGCACGCGCACCTTTTGTTGTGGCTTGAACATTCTGCCGCGTCTCGCACGCCGGCTTGTATAGATGATTTGATTTCTGCAGAGATCCCATCGGAAATTGACGACCATCCGGCTATAAGGCTGTAA